One Candidatus Neomarinimicrobiota bacterium DNA window includes the following coding sequences:
- a CDS encoding phosphoribosylanthranilate isomerase, with product MKPRIKICCIGNIAEAEMAIKYGASAIGLVSEMPSGPGVIAEELIAEIASSVPSEISTFLLTSKQDTASIIAQQKRCKVKTIQICDTLTDGDYSDFKEELPDINIIKVIHVVDDSSVEEAISIAPLVDGLLLDSGNVSSSVKELGGTGRTHNWELSKAIVELAQAPVWLAGGLNPQNIAEAIEAVSPYGVDVCSGVRNDDKLDEKKLSRFVKNINGA from the coding sequence ATGAAACCAAGAATAAAAATATGTTGTATTGGTAATATAGCTGAAGCAGAAATGGCTATCAAATACGGGGCATCCGCTATCGGGTTAGTCTCGGAGATGCCCAGCGGTCCGGGTGTGATAGCCGAAGAGCTCATAGCTGAAATCGCCTCCTCCGTTCCTTCAGAAATTTCTACATTTCTTCTCACAAGCAAACAGGATACCGCTTCAATAATTGCCCAGCAAAAAAGATGTAAGGTTAAGACAATCCAGATCTGTGACACTCTGACGGACGGAGATTATTCAGATTTTAAAGAAGAGCTACCGGATATTAATATCATTAAAGTTATTCATGTGGTAGATGATTCTTCTGTTGAAGAAGCAATTTCAATCGCTCCTTTGGTAGATGGTTTGTTACTTGATTCCGGTAATGTGAGCTCCTCTGTCAAAGAGCTTGGCGGCACAGGAAGAACCCATAATTGGGAATTAAGTAAGGCGATTGTAGAGTTAGCTCAAGCTCCGGTATGGTTAGCCGGGGGATTGAATCCGCAGAATATAGCAGAGGCGATTGAAGCTGTTTCTCCTTACGGAGTGGATGTGTGCAGTGGCGTAAGAAATGATGATAAATTAGACGAGAAAAAATTATCCCGGTTTGTTAAAAATATCAATGGCGCCTAA
- a CDS encoding HAD family hydrolase, with product MNINSDLKAIIWDYDGTLVDTRQKNLNVTKNLIKDISGRNTDEIPILKDVEKYHQATMKTSNWRKLYQEEFQLSEEQINEAGSLWTEYQLSDNTPVTVFDGIERGISSLGSIPQGIVSQNSKSNVIRQLEKEGLIKHFGYIVGHEEVEIDKQKPEPDGLIDCIDELIGPKKGVIFYIGDHEMDIQCAMNANRVLQDTELKICSIGAFYGSDLDTSDWRVQPDYEAYRVQDLFDIINNFRRH from the coding sequence GTGAATATAAACAGTGATCTAAAGGCAATAATCTGGGATTACGATGGTACTCTTGTGGATACAAGGCAAAAAAATCTGAATGTAACCAAGAATCTCATTAAAGATATTTCAGGAAGGAATACTGATGAGATTCCAATATTGAAAGACGTGGAAAAGTATCACCAGGCAACCATGAAGACTTCAAACTGGAGAAAACTTTATCAGGAGGAATTTCAATTAAGCGAAGAGCAAATAAATGAAGCTGGTTCATTATGGACAGAATATCAGCTTAGTGATAATACTCCGGTAACGGTTTTCGATGGAATCGAACGAGGAATATCATCACTTGGGAGTATCCCACAAGGAATAGTTTCGCAAAATTCTAAAAGTAATGTAATCCGACAGCTGGAAAAAGAAGGTCTTATTAAGCATTTCGGATATATAGTCGGCCATGAAGAAGTTGAAATAGATAAACAAAAGCCGGAACCTGATGGATTGATCGATTGCATAGACGAATTGATCGGTCCAAAAAAAGGAGTAATATTTTACATTGGTGACCATGAAATGGATATTCAGTGCGCTATGAATGCGAATAGAGTTTTGCAGGATACCGAATTAAAGATTTGCAGTATTGGCGCATTTTACGGCTCTGATTTAGACACATCAGATTGGCGCGTGCAACCCGATTATGAAGCGTACAGGGTTCAAGATCTGTTCGACATAATAAATAATTTTAGGCGCCATTGA
- a CDS encoding MFS transporter, translated as LTFLTLAGVLADIGWRYPFLIHLHAFLVIPGVILAVKEPNIGHENIEEILSNVKVPFPWKSTLIINTISFSAMFVLFLFPVHLPFYLTSELGASNSYVGLALAIQSTVAIFLGLLYRRIKARLSFQGIMAVIFLCLGINHLMIAIFADWIILVVGMLIGGISMGLLAPNTNVWVSTSTHRATRGRSISIMVSVIFLAQFLVPILSQPVLQSIGFTGIFGYGAGISFLLSLILAAAHKRKPL; from the coding sequence CTTACTTTTTTAACGCTTGCAGGTGTTTTGGCGGATATAGGGTGGAGATATCCGTTTCTGATTCATCTACACGCTTTTTTGGTTATTCCCGGAGTAATCCTCGCCGTAAAAGAGCCGAATATCGGACATGAAAATATTGAGGAGATTCTTTCAAATGTGAAAGTGCCATTCCCCTGGAAATCTACATTGATAATAAACACCATCTCATTTTCAGCTATGTTCGTGCTGTTCCTTTTCCCCGTGCATCTTCCATTTTACCTTACTTCCGAATTGGGAGCCTCCAACAGTTATGTCGGGCTGGCATTGGCGATTCAATCGACGGTCGCCATCTTTTTAGGGCTACTCTACAGGCGGATTAAAGCGCGTTTATCGTTCCAGGGAATTATGGCGGTAATCTTTCTATGCTTAGGAATCAACCATCTTATGATAGCGATTTTCGCTGATTGGATCATTCTCGTTGTCGGAATGTTGATAGGAGGAATCTCCATGGGATTGTTAGCGCCCAATACGAATGTATGGGTTTCGACGTCAACTCACAGAGCAACGCGCGGGCGCTCAATTAGTATAATGGTTTCGGTAATATTTCTTGCTCAATTCCTTGTACCCATTTTGTCCCAACCGGTATTACAGAGTATTGGATTCACCGGCATATTCGGATATGGGGCAGGAATATCGTTCTTGTTGTCGCTTATATTAGCGGCTGCCCACAAAAGGAAACCGCTGTGA